Below is a genomic region from Hyalangium minutum.
GTGATCCCACGAGGACGTGAGCGGGTTGAAGATGACCGCGTGGGGCTCGCCCACATGCGACTCCATGTGTCCCCCGGTGATGAGCAGCCGACCATCGGCCAGGTATGAGTGCCCCGAGCAGAAGATGTTGTAGTGCGGCTGGGGCAGCTCCGAGAGGTTGTCCGTGACGGGATCCCAGAGATAGGGCCAGAAGCCCTCCTCGAACTCCCCGAAGAAGAACACCTTGCCCGTAGGCAGCATGGTGACGTGGGTCGCGGAGATGGGCCACGTCACCAGCGGCCCCCACTGGCCAGACTCCGAGGGGCTCTGTGCCTCCGCAGGATTGTTCCACAAGATCCACGCCACACACAGAACCCGCACTCCAAGTCTCAGCCACGGACCGCAAGCTCTCATTCTGCCCCCTGAGTTCGTCGGTGGGCAGGCAACCTAATATCGACACACCCGAGTCCAAGGATCCCTCACAGCCGAGCGCCGTGCGCGACAGAGGACGTCAGCCCGCGCTCAGCCCGGTGCATCACCCTCCAAGGCAGGTTGCTCCCCAGCGTCGGGGGCTCGACCTTTCGCGCCGCACAGGCACGCGGAGGGCTTCTTGACCGATGGAACTCTTTCCCATCCAGATGCTGTTCCTCGTTGTGCTGATGAACCGCTACATCCTCGGGCCGCTGCTGCGGCGGCTCCAAGGTCCCCGGTTCGATGCCACGAACGACGACTATGAGCCCACCGTGGCCATCATCATCCCGCTCTACAACGAGGGTGAGGGCATCTACCACGCCATCCTCAGCCTCCTCGAGCAGGACTACCCAGCGGACAAGCTGCAGATCATCGTCGTCGACGACTGCTCGAAGGACGACAGCTACGCGTGGGCCCAGAAGGCCGCCCAGGGCCGCCGCAATGTCCTGGTGATGCGCAACCCCACCAACATGGGCAAGCGCAAGGGCATCAACCGCGGCGTGCGCGCCACCCAGGCGGAGATCATCGTCTCGGTGGACTCGGACGTGATCGTGGATCGCAGCGCCGTGCGCCAGCTCATCCGCCGGTTCCTCTACCCGAACGTGGCCGCCGTCGGGGGCCGCACGTATGTGACCAACCGCCACCAGAACTGGCTCACGCGCATGATCGAGATCAAGTTCCACTTCGCCCAGGAGTGGCTCAAGGATCTGGAGCGGAGCTTCCGCACGGTGATGTGCCTGTCGGGCTGCCTCACCGCGTACCGCCGCAGCGTGCTGGAGGAGCTGGAGCCCATCCTCGAGGCCCGCGCCATCGCGGGTATCCCCATCAAGTACGGCGAGGACCGCTTCCTCACCCGCCAGATCATCAAGGCGGGCTACGAGACCATCTACACGACCGAGGCGTTCTGCTTCACCGCCGCGCCCGCCAACCTGGCCGGCTACTTCGCGCAGCAGCTGCGCTGGCGGCGCTCCAACCTGGTGGACATGATCGGCGGGCTGAGCCACGCGTGGCGGCTGCACCCTGTCGTCGCCGTCCACTACGTCTCGCAGCTCGCGCTGCTGCTCTCCTACCCCATCGTCATCATCCACAACGTCCTGAACGATGAGTTCTGGGACATCCTCACCATGCACGTGCTGGTGGTGGCCTTCCTGGGCTTCATCTACCGCAGGGAGACCCGCCACCTGCCCGAGGACCGCCGCGTCCCCGCACTCTGCTTCCTTCCCATGGCGCTGATGATGCCGGTCACCTATGCGCTCTTCACTCCCTTGGCCCTGCTGACCCTGGACTCGGGCAGCTGGGAGACCCGCGGCAGTCCCGCCAGCGCGGTCCCGTCTCCACCCCAGGATCTCTCGCTCTCCTCCTCTTCACCCGGGTAGGACGTTCCATGAACCAGCAAGTCGCCAACAAAGTGAACTCGGTCGCCGTGAACGCCTACAAGGCGCTGGGCACCGTCCTGCTCGGCCTCATCTTGCTCGGGTTCATCAGCTACTTGAGCCTCCAAGGCTTCTTCCTCGTGAGCCGGAGCTGGGTGGCACCCACCATCCTCTCCCCCACGGATCCAGAGATCCTCCAACTCAACGCGCAGCTCGCCCAGCAGACCTCCGCGCGAGATCAGGTGCTCTCCCACCGAAGAGAGGTCCAGGATCGCCTCAAGGACGCCGAGCGCACCGTCGCCGCCGAGGAGGACTTCCAGCAGCGCTTCCAAGCCGCGCTGCGCGGTGAGCGCACCTCCCGGAAGCAGGCTCTGCGACGCATGGCCTCCCTGCTCCACACGTACCAGCAGGCCCGCCAGGAGATCGAGGAGTCCAACCGCGCCTACTCCGGCCTGTCTCGCGTGCGCACCGAGGCGCTCTATGGCGCCCGGCTGCTCGATCAAGAGGCCCACCTCACCACCAACCACCAGTTGGCGCAGATCGCCCAGAGCAACCTCACGCTGGCGGAGCATGCCGTGGATCTGGAGACGCGGCAGCAAGAGCTGCGGCGGGAGATTCAGGGCATTGACGCCGCGAGGGCCGGACGCCAAGGCGAAGCCCCCGCGATGACCACGGAGGTGCTCCTGCTGGAGCGCGAGCACACCCGCTCCGTGCTGGAACACGCCCGAACCGAGTCCCTTCGAAATGCGCTCCAGGAGGATCTGCGAGCGCTCGATTCGGCCGCGGAGCGGTACGAGAAGCTGCTCAGCACCATCCGGGCCGCCCCGCACCTGCGGGCCCTCGAGGGGAACCTCACGGTGGCATTCGTTCCGTACGATAACTTGGAGAGCGCACCTCCTGGCACGCCGCTCTACGCCTGCTCGGCGAAGTTGGTGTGGTGCCATCAGGTCGGCGTCGTGGGCACGGTGCTGGAGGGAGAGGTGGCGGTGAAGCACCCCATCCGCCAGCACATCCTGCGAGGCGTCATGGTGGAGCTCCATCTGCAAGACAGGGCCTCTGCCCAGGAAGAGCTGCTGCACCTGGGACGGCCTCCGCTTCTTCTGTAGCGCCACTGGAGATAGGCAATTGAGGATATCCATCATCGGGAGCACCCTGCTCTGCCTCGCCGCCTGGCATTCGGCGCGAGCCCAGTCAGCCGAGACACAGTGGTGCGAGTACATCCGGGGCGTGACCGACTCGGAGACTGCGGTGCTGCTAGCACCCGAGGTCTTCGCCAGCACGGGCATGGTGAACGCCGGAGAGGCCACGAGCGGAGCCGGAAGTGCTCCGCTGGGGGAACCCAAGCTCCGGATCACCGCGGGCCTGGGCTACGAGCTCGTCGGAGTCTACCGGGGAATGACGATCCGACAGCGCGCGGAGGCAGAGTGCCGCCGCCATCAGGCCATTCTGGCGCTTCAGTCCGCGTTGGCGTCCGGACCCGATGCGGGAGCCGGTCCCGCGTTGAAGGCGCGGCTCGCGGTGCTCGAGCCGGCGCTCCCCGAGGGGGAGCGGATGGTGGAGTCTCTGCGAACGGACGTGCGGGAGGGCCGGGCCACCTTGGAGGAGCTCGACGCGCTCCAGCTCCGCTTGGATGCCCTCCGGGCCCTGGCGGCGGACACCCTCCGTGCCCAGGAGCGCCTCGCGCACCTGCCTCCCCGGCCGGAGCAGTCTCTGTCCACGCTGCTCCAGGAGCTACGAGACGCGGAGGATGAGATCGAGCGGCTCTCCGGCAAGGTGCGCCGATCCACCGCCTGGAGCGTTACCCTGCGGGGTGGCTACGACGAGCTGATCGACGTGCCCCAGGATCTGCCCCTCTTTGGAACGCTCACCGTCTCCTACAAGCTCGGAGGCCTGAGCCAGTCCGCGGCCAACCAGCGGGCGCGTTCGGCCCGGCCGAAGGCCCTCGGTGAGGAGGTGGAGGGGCTGCCCCAGCGTGTGGAGCGGCTGCTCGAGCAGCTGCGCGCCACCCGAAGCGCCGAACAGACCCGGCTGCGAGAGGTCACCGTGCTCATCGGAGATCTGGAAGGCCAGCTCCAGTCCATCCAGTCCCTGGAGACAAGCAAGATTCGCCGCTTCCATGACTACGTCGTCCTCGAGCTGGCGCGGCTGCGGGCGGAGCAGGCCTGGCTTCGCGCTCACCTGGATGCACTCGGCACTTTTCTGGGAAGGGAGACACCATGAGGTCACCACTGTTCGTCCTGGCGCTGGGGCTCATCAGCCCCGCGCCCATCGCCTGCGCGGGTGAAATGACGCCAACACACTTCCAGCAAGTCTCCCTCGAGAGTTTCAAAACCACGGAGGGAGTGCTCAAGCCGGGCCAGAAGGAGGGGCAGGTTCTTGTCGACGTCCCCAAGATGCGTGCGGTCGTCCCCTCCTCCTCCTCCTCAGTGGCGGAGCTGCACTTCACCTACCTGGGACCCACCAGACGCCAACTGCCTCTGGCCTCTGGAGAGAATCGCCTGCAGGTGGGCCTGAAGCTGCGCGCCCAAGATGCCTGCAATCTGGCGTACGTGATGTGGCGGCTCGCCCCCGAGCCTGGCCTGGTCGTGTCCATCAAGTCCAACCCGGGTGACCACGACAGCGACTCTTGCGGGAACCGGGGCTACACCAACTTGGAGCCTCGCCAGGCAGTGCCCGTCCCCCTCATCGTCAAGGGAGACTCCCACGTGCTCCGCGCGGAGCAGGAAGGGAAGGTGCTGCGCGTCTTCGCGGATGGCATCCTCGTCTGGGAGGGCGAGCTCCCTCGCGAGGCGCTCGCCCTCAAGGGGCCCGTGGGCCTGCGCTCGGACAACGGCCGCTTCGAGCTGGAGATGTTCGCCCTCCAGCCCTGAAGCCTGCTCGAGCTCAGGGCTCGGGCCGAACCCCCGGCGAGGCCGCAGCCCTGTCACGCTCCGGTTCCCGCTTGAGCTCCGCCTCGTGCGAGCACCGGGCGTCGATCGAGGCCCCGTTCAGCGGACACCGTCCGCTGTCGCGCAGATCGAACTGCCAGCGGTGCCGAGGACACACCAGGTACCGGCCATCCTCCACCCAGGCCTCGGCCAGATCCGCGCCCTGGTGCGGGCAGTAGCGCAGCACGGAGTAGCGCATATCCCCTGCCACCACCGTGGTGCGCTCGCGCCGGGACTCCGTGGCGCGGATGCCGTCGCAGAACTCGTGCAGGTCGTCGATCTCCAGCCCCACGAAGCCGTGGAGGATCGGCTCGTAGACGTCCGGGTTCCGGCTCATCCGGTGCCGCAGGGACAGCAGGAAGTCCTCCCAGTTGAGCTTGCGCTCCAGGACCCGAGCAATGTCCACCGCGTTCACCGTCATCGTGTACCGGGTCGTGTCCCGGATCGACGGGACGACCTCCACCTGCCGCAACTGGAAGTCCACCCGCAACAGCCGCGTCGGTGCCTCTCGAACCATGACGTACAGCGGCATTCCCACCCGCTTGTGCAGATCCAGCTGATCCAGCTTGCGCCGCAGCTCCACCCGCAACAGCTCGTGGATCTCCGCGACCTCGGCGCGCAGGATGTTGTGGTGCCGTGCCGTGAACACGTGCGCCTGGTCCATCGCGTACGCACGCAGGTAGGCCTCCAGGTTCTCCTCCGTGACGCGCTCTGGCGCCGACTGGATCCACTCCAGGTGCTCCACGTCGAACACATCCCCCGGCATGGGCTCCAGGTAGCGCGTCTTGGACGCCGGCAGCCGCTGGCGCAGGTAGTCGAACAGCGCCGAGGCCCTCGGGAAGATGCTGTCCTTCTCGAAGTTGAGGTGGAACAGCTCTGGATCCAGGAAGCAGGCCGGACCCGCCGCCGCCAGGTAGCCCCGCGGCTTCACCGTGTCGAGCGCCCGCGCCACCGCCTCGAACTTGCTGTCCCGCTTCTGCCGCGAGATGGCCCGGTACGTCTCGCGCGGGTACTCGTAGCAGACGGGGTGCCAGATGGCCCCGGAGAACTGGGCCGTGAAGACGTCGATGGGCCCTTCCTCCGCCACGATGCCCGCCAGCCGATCATGCAGCTTGCAGTCGTTGAGGTTGAGGAAGCTCTGCCCATCCCCGCGCACCAGCAGGGCCGAGTCCCGGTTCGTCCCGGACTCCATCATGAAGAGCTTCAGGTACCCCCCGCCCTGCAGCGGGATCTCCTGCTGATCCGCACAGGCGATCACCCGCTCGCACCCATAGGCCTGGAACACCTCGCGCAGCTCGGCCCGCCGGAAGCGCGGGATGATGACCGTGAAGTCCCGGCGCTTGATCGTCTCGAGGAACTCTGGGTCGAAGTGATCCTTGTGCTCGTGACTCACGTACAAGAACCGCTGCTTGGGTGACGTCTCCAGCAGCTGACGCACCCTCGGTGCCAGGTGGTGGTTTCTCGGAAACTGCATCCAGGCCGAGTCAAAGGCGCCCTTGGGTGACAGCCATGGATCCATGACCACCAGGGCGCCAGCGGTCTCCACGATGAAGCCCGCATGGCCAATGAACGTGATCTGCATGCGTCTGTTCCCCCCGTAAGGCAGCGAACGCTGCCGCAGCGGACAAGGCTGCGCTCACGCCCGCCTCACAACCACCGGTTCCCGGGTGTGAGCGCTCGTTCAGCGCCTACCACTCGGCTTCACGTGTCCGAGGGCTCGCCTTCCCGAATTCCCCAGCGTCCGAGCGGAACACTTCGGTTTAAACGAAGGGTCAACGAAACATTTCCTATTTGCCGAATTATCCACTGGCCCTTAATTCAAGACCCAAGACCATGAAGAACCAGATCAAGACCGTTGTCCTCATGGGTGCGCTCTCCGCGGTCCTCATCGGGATC
It encodes:
- a CDS encoding glycosyltransferase family 2 protein, translating into MELFPIQMLFLVVLMNRYILGPLLRRLQGPRFDATNDDYEPTVAIIIPLYNEGEGIYHAILSLLEQDYPADKLQIIVVDDCSKDDSYAWAQKAAQGRRNVLVMRNPTNMGKRKGINRGVRATQAEIIVSVDSDVIVDRSAVRQLIRRFLYPNVAAVGGRTYVTNRHQNWLTRMIEIKFHFAQEWLKDLERSFRTVMCLSGCLTAYRRSVLEELEPILEARAIAGIPIKYGEDRFLTRQIIKAGYETIYTTEAFCFTAAPANLAGYFAQQLRWRRSNLVDMIGGLSHAWRLHPVVAVHYVSQLALLLSYPIVIIHNVLNDEFWDILTMHVLVVAFLGFIYRRETRHLPEDRRVPALCFLPMALMMPVTYALFTPLALLTLDSGSWETRGSPASAVPSPPQDLSLSSSSPG
- a CDS encoding Rieske 2Fe-2S domain-containing protein, which codes for MQITFIGHAGFIVETAGALVVMDPWLSPKGAFDSAWMQFPRNHHLAPRVRQLLETSPKQRFLYVSHEHKDHFDPEFLETIKRRDFTVIIPRFRRAELREVFQAYGCERVIACADQQEIPLQGGGYLKLFMMESGTNRDSALLVRGDGQSFLNLNDCKLHDRLAGIVAEEGPIDVFTAQFSGAIWHPVCYEYPRETYRAISRQKRDSKFEAVARALDTVKPRGYLAAAGPACFLDPELFHLNFEKDSIFPRASALFDYLRQRLPASKTRYLEPMPGDVFDVEHLEWIQSAPERVTEENLEAYLRAYAMDQAHVFTARHHNILRAEVAEIHELLRVELRRKLDQLDLHKRVGMPLYVMVREAPTRLLRVDFQLRQVEVVPSIRDTTRYTMTVNAVDIARVLERKLNWEDFLLSLRHRMSRNPDVYEPILHGFVGLEIDDLHEFCDGIRATESRRERTTVVAGDMRYSVLRYCPHQGADLAEAWVEDGRYLVCPRHRWQFDLRDSGRCPLNGASIDARCSHEAELKREPERDRAAASPGVRPEP